Proteins found in one Opitutaceae bacterium genomic segment:
- a CDS encoding transketolase C-terminal domain-containing protein — protein MKKIRQEFADTMLELGSVDPRLVVMVGDISHGILQPYAKACPGRYYNIGICEPTIVNMAAGLSKVGLIPVVHTIAPFIAERAYEQIKLDFGYQKLSGNFITVGGAFDYAQLGCSHHCYADVSLLSHFRRAQIIVPGTAREFNVLFKQIYSADAINYVRIPEYSHGIEFSDELLRFGRGIQVREGKDVTLAVIGTQLANAVKAAATLADAGISAEILYFHTLKPFDRALLRKSVEKTGRLLSIEELSAHDGLFNLCLRSCVGLPGFSAAQIAIPDFIHSYGSYEELCTQAGFSPENIVAESVRLVESSSLCIQA, from the coding sequence ATGAAAAAGATCCGCCAAGAATTTGCCGACACAATGCTGGAACTTGGAAGCGTCGATCCGCGCCTTGTCGTGATGGTCGGCGACATAAGCCACGGCATCCTCCAACCATATGCCAAGGCATGTCCCGGGCGCTACTACAACATCGGCATATGTGAGCCCACGATTGTGAACATGGCCGCCGGGCTGAGCAAGGTCGGCTTGATTCCCGTTGTCCATACCATTGCCCCCTTCATCGCGGAGCGTGCCTATGAGCAGATAAAACTCGACTTCGGATATCAAAAGCTGAGCGGCAATTTCATCACCGTCGGAGGTGCGTTTGACTATGCCCAACTCGGCTGCAGTCATCACTGTTACGCAGATGTATCGCTTCTATCCCACTTCCGTCGCGCCCAGATCATCGTTCCTGGCACCGCGCGGGAATTCAACGTGCTCTTCAAGCAAATCTATAGTGCCGACGCTATAAACTACGTCCGTATTCCTGAATACTCGCACGGCATCGAATTCAGCGATGAACTGCTCAGGTTTGGTCGCGGCATTCAGGTGAGAGAAGGTAAAGATGTGACGCTTGCCGTCATCGGAACCCAACTCGCCAACGCAGTAAAGGCGGCCGCAACTCTTGCTGACGCGGGCATTTCCGCCGAGATTCTGTACTTCCACACCTTGAAGCCTTTTGATCGTGCGCTTCTCCGAAAGAGCGTCGAGAAAACAGGGCGTCTTCTGTCGATCGAGGAGCTTTCTGCTCACGACGGCCTCTTCAACCTGTGCCTCCGCAGCTGTGTTGGCCTGCCCGGATTCTCCGCAGCCCAAATCGCCATTCCGGACTTCATCCACAGCTACGGATCTTATGAGGAGTTGTGCACCCAAGCCGGTTTCTCCCCTGAGAACATCGTCGCAGAATCTGTCAGGCTCGTCGAGAGCTCTTCCCTTTGCATCCAAGCTTAA
- a CDS encoding transketolase encodes MPANNDLRLKVARMVKASGEGHIPSSFSIIDLIDFLYGHVLKIDPKSPKDPDRDYFILSKGHGAAGFFAVLHKYGFVSDQDIADYSTSRGILGGHPDTTKVPGAEASTGSLGHGFPTAVGTALGLRIRSLPNRVFALLGDGECHEGTIWESANVGANQKLGNLCAIVDWNGSAAQLMAQDDLPAKWAAFGWEVHVIDGHDTSRFPQTFTSLSFSSVGRPKVIIARTVKGKGVSITEGHGKWHHRIPNDEEMVQITQELTA; translated from the coding sequence ATGCCAGCAAACAACGACCTACGCCTCAAAGTTGCCCGGATGGTCAAAGCCTCCGGCGAAGGGCACATCCCAAGTTCCTTCTCCATCATTGACCTGATCGACTTCCTCTATGGTCACGTCCTAAAGATAGACCCAAAATCGCCGAAAGACCCCGACCGGGATTACTTCATTTTGAGCAAGGGCCACGGCGCCGCTGGCTTCTTTGCCGTACTTCACAAGTACGGTTTCGTCTCTGACCAGGACATCGCCGATTATAGTACCTCCCGCGGCATTTTGGGCGGTCATCCCGATACGACGAAAGTTCCGGGAGCCGAAGCCAGCACAGGATCACTGGGCCACGGCTTTCCAACTGCGGTCGGCACGGCGCTGGGACTAAGGATCCGCTCCCTGCCCAACAGGGTCTTTGCCCTTCTCGGCGATGGCGAATGCCACGAAGGGACCATTTGGGAAAGCGCCAACGTGGGTGCCAACCAAAAGCTGGGAAATCTCTGTGCCATCGTGGACTGGAACGGTTCCGCCGCACAATTGATGGCGCAAGACGATCTTCCTGCCAAATGGGCGGCATTTGGGTGGGAAGTCCACGTGATCGACGGACATGACACGTCGAGATTTCCCCAGACCTTCACGTCACTCTCCTTCTCTTCGGTCGGAAGGCCCAAAGTCATCATCGCCCGCACCGTCAAGGGCAAGGGAGTTAGTATCACAGAAGGCCACGGAAAATGGCACCACCGAATCCCCAACGACGAAGAAATGGTCCAGATCACCCAGGAGCTCACCGCATGA
- a CDS encoding SDR family oxidoreductase, with protein MNLGIQGKLALVTGAGRGLGEGICRSLAREGVQIIACARTAEDLEQLTYELGGPASGHHSIALDLGQPDGPQRLIDWIGEQGLSPDIIVNNVGGNLNYSDPLGPLSEWQQIMRLNVEVAIELNRHFIPSMRARKWGRICHISSIASLENQGVPAYCAAKAALNAYVRSVGRYVSPDNVIMTSVLPGAVLTEGGYWDQAVKERPQHVEKYLNERMAIRRFGRIEEVSELTAFLCSEHASFCVGSCFLVDGGQGRVFQSTES; from the coding sequence ATGAATCTCGGAATCCAAGGTAAGCTCGCACTTGTGACAGGCGCTGGTCGCGGCCTGGGTGAGGGTATTTGTCGAAGTCTCGCTCGCGAAGGAGTTCAGATCATTGCCTGCGCCAGGACCGCCGAAGACTTGGAACAATTAACCTACGAACTCGGAGGTCCTGCTTCCGGCCACCACTCTATCGCTCTTGATCTTGGCCAACCAGACGGTCCACAGCGCCTCATCGATTGGATTGGTGAGCAGGGACTCTCACCGGACATCATCGTTAACAACGTCGGTGGGAACTTGAACTATTCCGACCCCCTCGGCCCCCTTTCGGAGTGGCAGCAAATTATGCGCTTGAATGTCGAAGTCGCGATCGAACTCAATCGACACTTCATCCCCTCGATGCGCGCGCGGAAATGGGGTCGCATTTGCCACATCTCATCCATTGCAAGCCTCGAGAATCAAGGTGTGCCGGCCTATTGCGCTGCAAAAGCGGCGTTGAACGCGTATGTCCGAAGCGTCGGTCGCTACGTTTCACCTGACAATGTCATCATGACTTCGGTGCTTCCCGGAGCCGTTCTCACTGAAGGCGGTTACTGGGACCAGGCAGTCAAGGAGCGTCCGCAGCATGTCGAGAAGTACCTCAACGAACGCATGGCCATTCGCCGATTCGGACGCATTGAAGAAGTCAGCGAGTTGACCGCGTTCCTCTGCTCAGAACACGCGTCGTTCTGCGTCGGCTCCTGTTTCCTCGTCGATGGAGGCCAGGGCCGCGTCTTTCAATCCACGGAATCCTAA
- a CDS encoding zinc-binding dehydrogenase, with product MKTLAAILVEQRKPLVIDEVELPSLGFGQVLVEVKATRICGSQLGEIDGVKGPDRHLPHLLGHEAGGIVREIGPEVTQVKPGDRVVLHWRPGKGIQARPAAYRWHGETVNAGSITTFQNLTVVSENRLTVISSDISFEMAALLADTLTTGFGTVGRDARLRAGESVLVVGAGGLGLGAIFGASLSGAYPVVAVDIHDNKLEMSRRFGATHTINSRQSPSFINEIKSICPAFDLSIDTTGSPKVIDDAWTLTSAKGRMHLIGVMKHSDALSLNTLALHYGKSLTGSEGGSSLPHEDIPRLARLFQGRGLKPEAMITDRCSLHEINGAIERMRSGAAIHTVIQFS from the coding sequence ATGAAGACACTCGCAGCCATACTGGTGGAGCAACGGAAACCCCTCGTCATTGACGAAGTCGAGCTGCCTTCCCTCGGTTTCGGACAGGTTCTCGTTGAGGTAAAGGCGACCCGAATCTGCGGCTCCCAGCTGGGTGAGATCGACGGCGTCAAGGGCCCTGATCGTCACCTGCCGCATCTACTCGGCCATGAAGCGGGTGGAATTGTGCGGGAAATCGGCCCCGAGGTGACACAGGTGAAACCTGGCGATCGAGTCGTGCTCCACTGGCGGCCCGGAAAGGGGATTCAAGCCCGCCCGGCTGCGTATCGGTGGCATGGAGAGACAGTCAACGCCGGATCAATCACTACTTTTCAGAACCTTACCGTCGTCTCCGAGAATCGGCTCACAGTCATCTCGTCCGACATCAGTTTTGAGATGGCCGCCTTGCTCGCTGACACCTTGACCACCGGGTTTGGCACCGTCGGCCGCGATGCTCGGTTGCGTGCGGGAGAGTCAGTGTTGGTCGTCGGCGCAGGTGGCCTTGGCCTTGGAGCAATATTCGGAGCGAGCCTCTCCGGCGCCTACCCGGTCGTAGCGGTCGACATCCATGACAACAAACTTGAGATGAGCCGTCGCTTTGGAGCCACTCACACGATCAACTCACGCCAGTCGCCTTCCTTCATTAATGAGATCAAATCCATCTGCCCGGCTTTTGATCTCTCTATCGACACAACCGGTTCTCCGAAAGTGATTGATGACGCCTGGACGCTTACCTCGGCCAAGGGCAGGATGCATCTGATCGGCGTCATGAAGCATTCCGACGCGCTGTCTTTGAACACGCTCGCACTCCACTATGGCAAATCCCTCACGGGAAGCGAAGGGGGTTCAAGTCTCCCTCACGAAGACATTCCCCGACTCGCCCGACTCTTCCAAGGTCGCGGTCTCAAACCCGAAGCTATGATCACAGATCGCTGCAGCCTTCATGAGATCAACGGTGCGATCGAGAGAATGAGAAGCGGCGCTGCCATCCACACCGTGATCCAGTTCTCCTAG
- a CDS encoding class I SAM-dependent methyltransferase, translated as MAREEINLLDRLPSVKRDPKARALAKTAEDRLIAKRFDRDFFDGERRHGYGGYRYDGRWLPVARRMVEHYQLGANARILDVGAAKGFLLHDFLEVLPGAEVRGIDVSEYAKANAHGETGSLIDLGSAEALPYPDKHFDLVVSINSIHNLPLERCKQALREMERVSRAHKFVTIDAWRTEEEHQRLLDWILTAETYMSVEDWITLFKEVGYTGDYWWFIP; from the coding sequence ATGGCACGCGAGGAAATCAACCTTCTTGATCGGCTTCCCTCCGTTAAACGAGACCCCAAGGCTCGAGCGCTGGCGAAGACAGCCGAGGATCGTCTAATTGCGAAACGATTCGATAGGGACTTTTTCGATGGAGAACGCCGCCACGGCTACGGCGGTTATCGATATGACGGCCGCTGGCTCCCCGTGGCGCGTCGCATGGTCGAGCACTACCAACTCGGCGCGAATGCCCGGATTCTGGACGTCGGAGCGGCGAAGGGATTCCTCCTTCACGACTTCCTCGAAGTCCTGCCGGGCGCCGAAGTGCGCGGCATCGATGTGTCAGAGTATGCCAAGGCCAACGCCCACGGTGAAACCGGGTCCCTGATCGACCTGGGCTCGGCCGAAGCGCTTCCCTATCCGGACAAGCATTTCGACCTTGTCGTATCCATCAATTCCATACATAATCTGCCGCTCGAGCGCTGCAAACAGGCTCTGAGGGAAATGGAGCGCGTGAGCCGGGCTCATAAATTTGTCACAATTGACGCGTGGAGGACTGAAGAGGAACACCAGCGTCTTCTCGACTGGATCCTTACTGCCGAGACCTACATGAGCGTCGAAGACTGGATTACGCTTTTCAAAGAAGTAGGCTACACCGGCGATTATTGGTGGTTCATCCCATGA
- a CDS encoding transketolase C-terminal domain-containing protein, whose product MRELTYAQAIQEGFCEAMARDERVTLLGLGVPDPKGFFGTTTDLQNRFGPSRVLDMPCAEAGMTGITLGAALNGLRPVINHQRLDFALLAMDPMCTQAAKWSYMFGGAMKMPVVFRMILGRGWGQGPQHSQCLHSWFAHIPGLKVVMPSTPADAKGLLISAIEDDNPVVFLEHRWLHHIKGHVPAGYYTTPIGPARQARSGKHVTIVALSYMVLEALEASDRLQKEGIDADVIDLRCLRPLDANLIIESVKKTGHLVVADSATGQVGVSAEIITLASQHAFSSLRSAPQRVCFPECPTPTAPSLAAAYYPRSGHIMAAVRKTLGMETDETDLHIAPGVELDKPNPAFTGPF is encoded by the coding sequence ATGCGCGAGCTCACCTACGCACAAGCGATTCAGGAGGGATTCTGCGAGGCCATGGCGCGCGACGAGCGAGTCACGTTGCTTGGCCTCGGGGTGCCCGACCCCAAGGGCTTCTTCGGCACCACCACGGATCTTCAGAATCGTTTTGGACCAAGCCGTGTTCTCGACATGCCTTGTGCCGAAGCTGGCATGACCGGAATCACTCTGGGCGCGGCGCTAAACGGACTGCGTCCCGTCATTAATCATCAACGACTCGATTTCGCCCTGCTAGCAATGGACCCCATGTGCACGCAGGCGGCAAAATGGAGCTACATGTTTGGCGGCGCGATGAAGATGCCGGTGGTTTTCCGAATGATCCTGGGCCGGGGCTGGGGACAAGGTCCCCAGCATTCGCAGTGCCTCCACTCGTGGTTCGCCCACATTCCGGGTCTGAAGGTGGTAATGCCAAGCACTCCCGCGGATGCGAAGGGTCTCCTTATCTCTGCAATCGAGGACGACAATCCGGTGGTCTTTCTAGAACATCGGTGGCTACACCACATCAAGGGACACGTACCTGCCGGCTATTACACCACCCCGATAGGGCCCGCACGGCAGGCACGAAGCGGGAAGCACGTGACGATTGTCGCTCTCTCATACATGGTTCTTGAGGCACTCGAAGCGTCCGACCGTCTCCAAAAGGAGGGGATAGACGCGGATGTCATCGATCTTCGCTGCCTCCGGCCGCTGGATGCGAACCTCATTATTGAATCTGTGAAGAAAACAGGCCACCTCGTCGTCGCGGATTCGGCGACCGGTCAGGTCGGAGTAAGCGCCGAGATCATCACTCTTGCCTCTCAGCATGCATTCTCTTCGCTGCGTTCCGCCCCGCAGCGCGTTTGTTTTCCCGAATGCCCCACCCCGACAGCACCTTCTCTCGCCGCAGCCTACTACCCGCGTTCGGGACATATCATGGCAGCGGTGCGCAAGACGCTAGGAATGGAAACGGATGAGACGGATCTGCACATCGCACCGGGAGTCGAACTCGACAAGCCAAACCCCGCATTCACCGGACCCTTCTAA
- a CDS encoding thiamine pyrophosphate-dependent dehydrogenase E1 component subunit alpha, translated as MIAEKPNASLAASLLKGMVRIRLVEEAIAANYGRQEMRCPVHLSIGQEAPAVGVCAALRDGDQVMSGHRSHAHYLAKGGSLNAMIAEMMGKETGCCKGRGGSMHLVDLQAGFVGAVPIVGSTIPIAVGLAFADKTLGRDRVTVAFLGDAATEEGVFHESVNFALLHKLPVLFICENNLYSVYSPLAVRQPTERSIADITAGHGMRSEKHDGNDPLAVYEATLSAAQHARSGKGPVLLELATYRWREHCGPGYDNHIGYRSEEEFLAWKAKDPIELQKTRMKHEAIHDAEDMARFEEEVGAEINEAFSLARSAPAPSADGLLKHLYH; from the coding sequence ATGATCGCAGAAAAGCCCAACGCCTCCCTAGCCGCCAGCCTCCTCAAGGGCATGGTTCGAATCCGGCTCGTTGAAGAGGCCATCGCCGCGAACTACGGGCGTCAGGAAATGCGGTGTCCTGTGCATCTTTCCATCGGGCAGGAAGCGCCAGCGGTAGGGGTCTGTGCCGCATTGAGGGACGGCGATCAAGTGATGAGCGGGCACCGCTCGCATGCCCATTACCTGGCAAAGGGCGGAAGCCTCAACGCGATGATCGCGGAGATGATGGGAAAAGAGACTGGATGCTGCAAAGGTCGCGGCGGTTCGATGCACCTTGTGGATCTGCAAGCGGGCTTCGTCGGTGCCGTCCCCATTGTCGGCAGCACCATTCCGATCGCGGTGGGCCTCGCGTTTGCAGACAAAACGCTCGGCAGAGACCGCGTCACTGTGGCATTCTTGGGAGATGCAGCGACGGAAGAGGGCGTCTTCCACGAAAGCGTCAACTTCGCGCTGCTCCACAAGCTGCCGGTTTTGTTTATCTGCGAGAACAATCTTTACTCGGTGTACTCGCCACTCGCTGTCAGGCAACCGACAGAACGCTCCATTGCCGATATCACTGCAGGTCACGGGATGCGCTCGGAGAAACACGACGGTAATGATCCACTGGCCGTCTATGAGGCAACGCTTTCCGCTGCGCAGCACGCCAGATCAGGAAAAGGCCCTGTCCTCCTTGAACTTGCCACCTATCGCTGGCGGGAGCATTGCGGACCGGGTTACGACAATCACATCGGATACCGATCCGAGGAAGAGTTTCTCGCTTGGAAGGCGAAGGATCCGATCGAGCTCCAAAAGACCCGCATGAAGCATGAGGCAATCCATGACGCGGAGGACATGGCCCGCTTCGAGGAAGAAGTCGGCGCCGAGATCAACGAGGCCTTCTCACTCGCACGATCCGCTCCCGCTCCGAGCGCAGACGGTCTGCTAAAACACCTTTATCATTAA
- a CDS encoding SDR family oxidoreductase, with product MKILLTGGCGYVGTPLTQSLLDAGHMVTVVDLQWFGNALTAHPNLTVIREDVRNAEKLPFAGMDVVMHLANVANDPCAELDSKLNWEVNALATMSLVEKAIENKVPQFIYASSGSVYGVKSEPKVTEDLSLVPISDYNKTKMISERVLLSYADRICVNIIRPATVCGFSPRMRLDLSVNMLTMQALTRGLITVFGGDQTRPNIHLKDMIRVYHHFLATGLKYPGVFNAGFENISILEIAERANRHIEAKIVVTPSNDPRSYRLCSDKLLSTGFTPKHTVEDGIQEVIGAFRGGQLIDSDNCYNIRTMKKQSLAA from the coding sequence ATGAAAATACTTCTCACCGGCGGATGCGGCTATGTAGGCACGCCACTCACTCAAAGCCTCCTGGATGCTGGACACATGGTAACGGTTGTGGACCTGCAATGGTTCGGCAATGCGTTGACGGCACACCCGAATCTCACGGTGATTCGCGAGGACGTCCGCAATGCCGAGAAACTGCCGTTCGCGGGCATGGATGTGGTCATGCACCTGGCGAATGTTGCCAATGACCCTTGTGCCGAGCTTGATTCGAAGCTGAACTGGGAAGTGAACGCCCTTGCCACAATGTCTCTGGTTGAAAAGGCGATTGAGAACAAGGTCCCGCAGTTCATCTACGCCAGCTCAGGCAGCGTTTACGGGGTGAAGAGCGAGCCGAAGGTGACTGAGGACCTGTCTCTCGTCCCGATTTCCGACTACAACAAGACCAAGATGATCAGCGAGCGGGTGCTCTTGAGCTATGCCGATCGCATCTGCGTGAACATCATCCGTCCAGCTACCGTTTGTGGGTTCTCGCCACGCATGCGACTCGATCTCTCGGTCAACATGCTAACCATGCAAGCCTTGACGCGCGGATTGATCACCGTGTTCGGTGGTGATCAGACCCGGCCGAACATCCACCTGAAAGACATGATTCGGGTGTACCACCACTTCCTCGCGACAGGCCTTAAGTATCCTGGAGTGTTCAACGCAGGATTCGAAAACATCTCAATACTTGAGATCGCGGAGCGAGCAAACCGGCACATTGAAGCGAAGATCGTCGTGACTCCATCGAATGACCCCCGCTCCTATCGGCTCTGCTCCGACAAGCTGTTGTCAACGGGCTTCACTCCGAAGCACACGGTGGAGGACGGGATCCAAGAAGTTATCGGCGCCTTCCGCGGAGGCCAGCTTATCGATTCGGATAACTGCTACAACATTCGCACGATGAAGAAGCAGTCGCTCGCAGCATAA
- a CDS encoding PfkB family carbohydrate kinase, protein MANSKIISFSQAPAVFTALREQKKQIVHCHGTFDLIHPGHIVHFEESKTLGDVLVVTLTAEKFVNKGPGRPYFNDALRSRWIAALECVDYVVIVPHPAAKEAIECVRPHFYCKGREYENTANDLTGKIGEDIEAVKLVGGEIRYVGSIVFSSTKLLNQHFEPYPAEVKEFCQEVAKVVPSTAFPKLVSDFSKLKVLVVGDLIFDKYTTLEVQGLTSKNRILSGRWIGDDMQAGGALAVFRHIREFTSHVKLASLVGTESWLGAELDRYIAPEERELVASPEFTTIVKQRFVEPRQEGKEIPKLFSVNYINKAAPSETLQYQLLERLADIIDQYDLVLVMDFGHGVMEDLVRVFVQQRAKFLAVNCQTNSNNHGFNILTRRYRRADAFTLDQTEINLAVGRREIDYGRELAGIAAQLGSRYAWLTRGATETIGRNCQKEPCRCAPFERNVVDALGAGDAFCALAALAAAKGLPLNVATFLGQLAGAQAVRVIGNSEPIRKARFLKAGTSMLAF, encoded by the coding sequence ATGGCCAACTCGAAGATCATTTCCTTCTCCCAGGCTCCAGCGGTGTTCACCGCGCTTCGGGAACAGAAAAAGCAGATCGTCCACTGCCACGGCACGTTCGATCTGATTCACCCCGGCCATATCGTTCACTTCGAGGAGTCCAAGACCTTGGGCGATGTTCTTGTGGTGACGCTCACAGCGGAGAAATTTGTCAATAAAGGTCCGGGACGCCCCTACTTCAATGATGCCCTGCGGTCGCGGTGGATCGCGGCGCTCGAGTGCGTCGATTACGTTGTGATCGTCCCCCACCCTGCAGCCAAAGAGGCAATAGAATGCGTACGGCCTCACTTTTACTGCAAGGGCCGCGAGTACGAGAATACAGCCAACGACCTCACAGGAAAGATTGGTGAGGATATCGAGGCCGTTAAGCTCGTCGGCGGGGAAATTCGTTACGTCGGATCAATCGTCTTCAGTTCAACAAAGCTACTGAACCAGCATTTTGAGCCCTACCCTGCCGAGGTGAAGGAGTTCTGCCAGGAAGTCGCCAAAGTAGTTCCCTCGACAGCTTTCCCCAAGCTCGTCTCGGACTTTTCAAAGCTCAAGGTTCTGGTTGTCGGCGATCTGATTTTCGATAAGTACACGACCCTCGAAGTCCAGGGCCTAACTTCGAAAAACCGCATCCTCTCCGGACGTTGGATTGGCGACGACATGCAGGCCGGCGGCGCACTTGCGGTCTTTCGTCATATCCGCGAGTTCACGAGCCACGTGAAGCTAGCCAGCTTGGTTGGCACCGAATCCTGGCTCGGAGCAGAACTTGACCGCTACATCGCACCGGAGGAACGCGAGTTGGTCGCTTCACCGGAATTCACGACGATCGTCAAACAGCGCTTCGTCGAACCCCGACAGGAAGGCAAAGAGATCCCGAAGCTATTTTCCGTCAATTATATCAACAAGGCGGCTCCCTCCGAGACCCTGCAATACCAGTTGCTTGAACGCCTTGCGGACATCATCGACCAATATGATCTGGTCCTCGTGATGGATTTTGGTCACGGCGTGATGGAGGACCTCGTCCGCGTATTCGTCCAACAGCGTGCGAAGTTCCTGGCGGTAAACTGCCAGACGAACAGCAACAACCACGGCTTTAACATTCTTACGCGGCGGTACCGCAGGGCGGATGCCTTTACGCTCGACCAGACCGAGATCAACCTCGCCGTCGGGCGACGGGAGATCGACTACGGGCGCGAACTCGCCGGAATCGCAGCCCAGCTAGGGAGCCGCTATGCATGGCTCACGCGAGGGGCCACTGAGACCATTGGTCGCAACTGCCAAAAGGAGCCGTGCCGCTGTGCACCTTTCGAGCGCAACGTAGTGGACGCGCTCGGAGCAGGCGACGCATTCTGCGCGCTGGCAGCCCTTGCTGCGGCGAAGGGTCTCCCGCTCAACGTTGCGACATTCCTGGGCCAGCTCGCTGGCGCACAGGCAGTTCGTGTGATCGGAAACTCTGAACCGATTCGGAAAGCACGATTCCTCAAAGCAGGCACCTCGATGCTCGCATTCTAA
- a CDS encoding GDP-mannose 4,6-dehydratase, translating into MKNRIAIIGSNSFSGAAFAAHCLKLGLEVLGLSRSAEPAACFLPYRWLSAAEVSRFRYAQSDLNHDLAKLMSELDSFQPALVVNFAAQGMVAQSWQTPEDWYQTNVLGNVKFHDQLRRRTYLEKYVHVGTPEVYGNTTGTITESAPFNPSTPYAASRAACDLHLRTFVQHYQFPVVWTRAANVYGAGQQLYRIIPRTILMIKLGQKLNLHGGGVSVRSFIHIDDVADATLRAANVGKAGDCFHLSTDRFISIRALVEMICVRLKVNFDEVVDVAPERPGKDAAYLLDSTRARTELGWKDQITLEAGIESTIDWMNREFEEIRRQPFDYIHKP; encoded by the coding sequence ATGAAGAACCGTATCGCGATCATCGGTAGCAACTCCTTTTCGGGAGCCGCATTCGCTGCACATTGCCTAAAGCTGGGGCTGGAAGTTCTCGGGCTGAGCCGATCGGCCGAACCAGCAGCGTGTTTCCTGCCTTATCGCTGGCTCTCCGCAGCAGAAGTTTCTCGTTTCCGCTACGCACAATCGGACCTGAATCATGATTTGGCCAAGTTGATGTCCGAACTCGACTCGTTCCAACCGGCCCTCGTGGTGAACTTCGCCGCCCAAGGCATGGTGGCCCAGAGCTGGCAGACACCGGAGGACTGGTACCAAACAAACGTGCTCGGCAATGTGAAGTTTCACGACCAGCTGCGTCGGCGCACCTACCTGGAGAAATACGTGCACGTCGGTACCCCGGAAGTCTACGGCAACACGACGGGCACCATCACCGAGTCGGCGCCTTTCAATCCCAGCACACCCTACGCAGCCTCGCGGGCCGCGTGCGATCTGCACCTTCGCACCTTTGTGCAGCACTACCAGTTCCCCGTCGTGTGGACACGCGCGGCCAACGTCTACGGCGCGGGCCAACAACTGTATCGAATCATTCCCCGCACGATCCTGATGATCAAGCTTGGGCAGAAACTGAATCTACACGGCGGCGGAGTTTCAGTTCGTTCGTTCATTCACATCGACGATGTTGCCGATGCCACGCTTCGCGCAGCCAATGTCGGCAAAGCCGGTGATTGTTTCCATCTCTCAACCGATCGCTTCATTTCGATTCGCGCCCTTGTCGAGATGATTTGCGTCAGGCTGAAGGTGAACTTTGATGAGGTGGTCGACGTCGCTCCAGAACGCCCGGGAAAAGACGCGGCCTATCTGCTGGATTCAACGAGGGCACGCACAGAACTAGGCTGGAAGGACCAGATCACGCTCGAGGCCGGCATCGAGTCGACCATCGACTGGATGAATCGGGAGTTCGAGGAGATCAGACGCCAACCCTTCGACTACATCCACAAGCCCTGA
- a CDS encoding SIS domain-containing protein, which translates to MKAKLPSVAAPARRIFKRPSESTQAPATPAFAAAYCDLLQQTIQAHDWSDVELLAKALQTCWREQRQVFLCGNGGSAANAIHLANDLLYGVDKVNGRGLRVNALPSNAAVMTCLANDISYADVFAQQLEVHAQPGDVLIAFSGSGNSPNIVKALEKAHSLGVVTFAVLGFTGGKSLSLANHPIYFPVHDMQVAEDLQMVVGHMCMQWLRANRF; encoded by the coding sequence ATGAAAGCCAAACTCCCCTCCGTCGCCGCCCCGGCTCGTCGCATCTTCAAACGTCCGTCCGAATCCACCCAAGCCCCCGCTACGCCGGCGTTCGCCGCTGCCTATTGCGACCTCCTTCAGCAGACGATCCAAGCGCATGACTGGTCAGACGTGGAGCTCCTCGCGAAGGCACTCCAGACCTGCTGGCGCGAGCAGCGCCAGGTATTCCTGTGTGGCAACGGAGGCAGTGCCGCCAATGCGATCCACCTGGCGAACGACCTGCTCTATGGCGTCGACAAAGTGAATGGACGCGGGCTCCGCGTAAATGCGCTACCTTCAAACGCGGCGGTGATGACCTGCCTGGCCAACGACATTTCCTACGCTGATGTGTTTGCGCAGCAACTTGAGGTGCACGCGCAGCCCGGCGACGTCCTGATCGCTTTCTCCGGCAGTGGTAACTCGCCAAACATCGTCAAGGCCCTTGAGAAGGCTCACAGCCTCGGCGTGGTGACCTTCGCCGTTCTTGGCTTCACCGGCGGCAAATCCCTCTCTCTCGCCAACCATCCCATCTATTTCCCGGTTCACGACATGCAGGTCGCCGAAGACCTACAGATGGTCGTGGGTCATATGTGCATGCAATGGCTGCGGGCTAATCGCTTCTGA